In Humulus lupulus chromosome 6, drHumLupu1.1, whole genome shotgun sequence, a single genomic region encodes these proteins:
- the LOC133785783 gene encoding uncharacterized protein LOC133785783, which produces MVRTRGASSKKTPVSQSRKVPSPSPPPSVSTVPHSVPTAPTSVGKSCKSKARKKVFSLSHEHPLVFPDISADFVAPPSEVVVPSRAKDHSPLLFDSSLEARAKSKSVSSSSKAAAAGLLKLPLKPSQSKKNSVTPKRKLGLDASLSPLSAAKKKLKAHPPSLSSSESDPEEDKSESEATHDTTLSDETVPDIAESEDESDEPEKEDTIPSEQEAEFDSDLIASPLPSKAKGKKPISGSTPSPKQSGVNFKPYSSIFCYNDNARDMVLYAQRKFIIERNYVLSDHRPFGVLTMLQDRQWTGSLVKFSGFVDRIVKEFYANITNEIIEPSSPLYNKVFVRGHWFSFSPQDIALALCLPLTVEDDVDGASLDKDMVITELVGQKMVWPSNTVISVSNLTYTYAVLHKFATTNWKLTSHTATISFDMASFLYKVGTGLGLNLASVIHDQIIGFRKGNRKNLNLPFPQVIYKVLSMQKQDLQRDQEDLVAPTTAASYKASAPPTEANAAPSSKKVKPQSLKIASDDIPHASSFVATDSRLVASEIAAVRASVDSLTARVMSIEGLQRSVLEAVQSLSKAPTV; this is translated from the coding sequence atggtgaGAACTCGTGGTGCTTCCTCCAAGAAGACTCCTGTTTCTCAATCCCGAAAGGTGCCCTCTCCTTCACCTCCTCCGTCTGTGTCAACGGTGCCTCATTCTGTTCCCACAGCTCCCACATCTGTTGGAAAGTCCTGCAAATCCAAGGCTCGCAAAAAGGTGTTTTCGCTCTCTCATGAACACCCTTTGGTGTTTCCAGATATTTCTGCTGACTTTGTTGCACCACCATCTGAAGTGGTGGTGCCCTCTCGAGCTAAGGACCATTCTCCCCTTCTGTTTGATTCGTCTTTGGAGGCTAGGGCAAAATCGAAATCTGTTTCCTCCTCTTCCAAAGCTGCTGCTGCTGGATTGCTCAAATTGCCCTTGAAGCCGAGTCAGTCCAAGAAAAATTCTGTGACTCCCAAAAGGAAATTGGGGTTGGACGCGTCTCTTTCTCCTTTGTCTGCTGCCAAGAAAAAATTGAAGGCTCATCCCCCTTCATTGTCCTCCTCCGAATCTGATCCTGAGGAAGATAAGTCCGAATCTGAAGCAACTCATGATACCACATTGTCTGATGAAACGGTTCCTGACATTGCCGAATCAGAGGATGAGTCTGATGAGCCAGAAAAAGAAGACACTATCCCCTCTGAACAAGAAGCCGAATTTGACTCAGACCTCATTGCATCTCCTTTGCCATCCAAAGCTAAAGGGAAGAAACCTATTTCTGGTTCTACACCTTCGCCAAAACAGTCAGGTGtaaatttcaaaccttattctTCCATTTTTTGCTATAATGATAATGCACGTGATATGGTTCTGTATGCTCAACGAAAATTTATCATTGAAAGAAATTATGTCTTGAGTGATCATCGTCCTTTTGGTGTGCTAACAATGCTTCAAGATCGACAATGGACAGGTTCTTTGGTTAAATTTTCtggttttgtggatagaatagtcaaggaattctatgccaataTTACTAATGAAATTATTGAACCTTCATCTCCTCTGTATAATAAAGTGTTTGTTAGGGGCCAttggttctctttttctcctcaaGACATTGCTCTTGCTTTGTGCCTTCCCCTTACTGTCGAGGATGATGTTGATGGTGCTTCTCTTGACAAGGACATGGTTATCACTGAGTTGGTCGGACAAAAAATGGTATGGCCATCTAACACAGTCATCTCCGTCTCCAATCTCACCTACACTTATGCTGTCCTCCATAAGTTTGCAACAACAAATTGGAAGCTCACATCTCACACGGCCACTATCTCTTTTGATATGGCATCATTTTTGTACAAAGTGGGGACCGGTCTTGGTTTAAATTTGGCTTCGGTTATTCATGATCAAATCATTGGGTTTCGCAAAGGTAACAGGAAAAACTTGAATCTTCCTTTTCCTCaagttatttataaagtgttgagtaTGCAGAAACAAGACCTCCAACGTGATCAAGAAGACTTGGTGGCCCCAACTACTGCTGCTTCCTACAAAGCCTCTGCCCCTCCTACTGAAGCCAATGCTGCTCCGTCCTCCAAGAAAGTCAAGCCCCAATCTCTGAAGATCGCCTCGGATGACATTCCTCATGCCTCCTCCTTTGTTGCCACAGATTCAAGACTTGTTGCATCAGAAATAGCTGCTGTTCGAGCCTCTGTTGATTCTCTAACTGCTCGAGTGATGTCAATTGAAGGACTGCAACGCTCTGTGTTGGAGGCTGTTCAATCTCTGTCAAAAGCTCCAACTGTTTAG